A single region of the Pseudorhodoplanes sp. genome encodes:
- a CDS encoding DUF4337 domain-containing protein, translating to MKAEDASEMMDQEKTHDKFRQRAAIVIAILAMILAITSLGGSNAGKEAVNNNVLASNYWNFFQAKNMRQTSIALAADQFELAFLNDPALPEDAKATLKQKIDGYRKTVARYESEPETNEGKKELIQRAKQHEALRDHALKQDPYFDYAEALLQIAIVLISVAIVADLVWLSFVGGGLGLLGTLLMLNGFTLLVEIPGLS from the coding sequence ATGAAGGCTGAAGACGCCAGCGAAATGATGGATCAGGAAAAGACCCACGACAAATTCCGGCAGCGGGCCGCAATCGTCATTGCCATTCTGGCGATGATTTTGGCGATCACCAGCCTCGGCGGCTCCAATGCCGGCAAAGAAGCGGTCAACAACAATGTGCTGGCGTCCAATTACTGGAATTTCTTCCAGGCCAAGAATATGCGTCAGACCTCGATCGCGCTGGCGGCCGACCAGTTCGAACTGGCCTTCCTGAACGACCCGGCGTTGCCGGAGGACGCCAAGGCGACGCTGAAGCAGAAGATCGACGGCTATCGCAAGACGGTGGCGCGCTATGAATCGGAGCCCGAGACCAATGAAGGCAAGAAGGAACTGATCCAGCGCGCCAAGCAGCATGAAGCGCTGCGCGATCACGCGCTGAAGCAGGACCCGTATTTCGATTATGCCGAAGCGCTGTTGCAGATCGCCATTGTGCTCATTTCGGTTGCAATCGTTGCCGACTTGGTCTGGCTGAGCTTTGTGGGCGGAGGGCTTGGCCTCCTCGGCACGCTGCTGATGCTGAACGGCTTCACCCTGCTGGTCGAAATTCCCGGCCTGAGCTGA
- the gyrA gene encoding DNA gyrase subunit A, with protein sequence MSEPENPGPGDGSPSDIRPVSITEEVKRSYLDYAMSVIVSRALPDVRDGLKPVHRRILYSMHENGHTPDKKYVKSARIVGDVMGKYHPHGDQSIYDALVRMAQDFSMRVMLVDGQGNFGSVDGDPPAAMRYTESRLAKPALALLADIDSDTVDFNPNYDGNEKEPAVLPARFPNLLVNGGGGIAVGMATNIPPHNLGEVIDATIALINDPALPVDDLIRIMPGPDFPTGGLILGRGGIRSAYETGRGSIIMRGKVEMETLRKEREAIVITEIPYQVNKAAMVERIAELVREKKIDGVADLRDESSREGYRVVIELKREAIADIVLNQLYRYTPLQTSFGANMVALDGGRPLVMNLKDMLTSFIAFREEVVSRRTKFLLNKARDRAHVLVGLAIAVANIDEIIRLIRASRDANAAREALMGRDWPARDVEAMITLIDDPRHRINDDGTYRLSEAQARAILDLRLQRLTALGRDEIRDELDKLAAEISDYLEILRSRARVQAIVKEELMAVRDEFATPRRTAIVDEMDAVEEEDLIHREDMVVTVSHQGYIKRVPLSTYRAQRRGGRGRAGMQTRDEDFVSRLFVASTHAPVLYFSSKGRVYKEKVWKLPVAAPQARGKALMNILPIEQGESITTIMPLPEDETTWANLDVMFATTSGTVRRNKLSDFVDVRRSGIIAMKLEEGEAIVDVQICTEKDDVLLTASGGQCIRFPVPEVRVFTGRTSRGVRGITLADGDKVISLSILRHVDATAEERAAYLRRANAVRRGETEIEEAPAEAEETTGAIELGEQRYVEMSAAEQFVLTISERGFGKRTSSFEYRTTGRGGKGITAMAITKKNGKLVASFPIEEADQIMLVTDKGQLIRCPVNGIRIAGRSTQGVIVFDTAEDERVVSVERLSEESDDESNGS encoded by the coding sequence TTGTCTGAGCCCGAAAATCCCGGTCCGGGGGACGGTTCTCCCTCGGATATTCGTCCCGTCTCCATCACGGAGGAAGTGAAGCGGTCGTATCTCGATTACGCGATGAGCGTAATCGTGTCGCGGGCGCTGCCGGACGTGCGCGACGGGCTCAAGCCGGTGCATCGGCGCATTCTCTATTCGATGCACGAAAACGGGCATACACCCGACAAGAAGTATGTGAAATCGGCGCGTATCGTCGGCGACGTGATGGGTAAATATCACCCGCACGGCGACCAATCGATCTATGACGCGCTGGTGCGCATGGCGCAGGATTTCTCCATGCGCGTGATGCTGGTCGACGGGCAGGGTAATTTCGGCTCTGTCGACGGCGATCCCCCGGCCGCCATGCGTTATACGGAGTCGCGGCTCGCCAAGCCGGCGCTGGCGCTGCTCGCCGACATTGACAGCGACACCGTCGACTTCAATCCGAACTATGATGGCAACGAGAAAGAGCCGGCCGTCCTGCCGGCGCGATTTCCCAATCTGCTGGTCAATGGCGGCGGCGGCATCGCCGTCGGCATGGCGACCAACATCCCGCCGCACAATCTCGGCGAGGTCATCGACGCCACGATCGCACTGATCAACGACCCGGCTTTGCCAGTCGACGATCTGATCCGGATCATGCCAGGTCCGGATTTCCCGACCGGCGGCCTTATCCTCGGCCGTGGCGGCATTCGCTCCGCTTACGAGACCGGTCGCGGCTCGATCATCATGCGCGGCAAGGTCGAGATGGAGACGCTCCGCAAGGAGCGCGAGGCCATCGTCATCACCGAAATCCCGTATCAGGTGAACAAGGCGGCGATGGTCGAGCGCATCGCGGAACTGGTGCGGGAAAAGAAGATCGACGGCGTCGCCGATCTGCGCGACGAGTCGAGCCGCGAAGGCTATCGCGTGGTGATCGAGCTCAAGCGCGAGGCCATTGCCGACATCGTTCTCAATCAGCTTTACCGCTACACCCCGTTGCAGACTTCGTTCGGCGCCAACATGGTGGCCCTCGATGGCGGCCGCCCGCTGGTGATGAATCTGAAGGACATGCTGACGTCCTTCATCGCCTTCCGCGAGGAAGTGGTCTCGCGGCGCACCAAGTTCCTGCTCAACAAGGCGCGCGATCGCGCGCATGTCTTGGTCGGCCTCGCCATCGCCGTCGCCAATATCGACGAGATCATCAGGCTGATCCGCGCTTCCAGGGACGCCAATGCGGCGCGTGAAGCGTTGATGGGGCGCGATTGGCCGGCGCGGGATGTGGAGGCGATGATCACCCTGATCGACGATCCGCGTCACCGCATCAACGATGACGGCACCTACCGGCTGTCGGAGGCGCAGGCGCGCGCGATCCTTGATCTGCGTCTGCAGCGCCTGACCGCGCTCGGCCGCGACGAGATCAGGGATGAGCTCGACAAGCTGGCGGCCGAAATCAGCGATTATCTCGAAATCCTCCGCTCGCGGGCACGCGTGCAGGCGATCGTGAAGGAAGAATTGATGGCGGTGCGCGACGAATTCGCCACCCCGCGCCGCACCGCCATCGTCGACGAGATGGACGCGGTGGAAGAGGAAGACCTCATCCATCGCGAGGACATGGTCGTGACCGTATCGCATCAAGGCTATATCAAGCGCGTGCCGCTCTCGACCTATCGTGCGCAGCGCCGCGGCGGCCGCGGCCGCGCCGGCATGCAGACGCGCGATGAGGATTTCGTGTCGCGGCTGTTCGTCGCCTCGACGCATGCGCCGGTTCTCTATTTCTCGTCCAAGGGGCGCGTCTATAAAGAGAAAGTCTGGAAGCTGCCGGTGGCCGCGCCGCAGGCCCGCGGCAAGGCGCTGATGAATATCCTGCCGATCGAGCAGGGCGAAAGCATCACCACCATCATGCCGCTGCCCGAGGACGAAACGACCTGGGCCAATCTCGACGTGATGTTTGCAACCACCTCGGGGACGGTTCGCCGCAACAAGCTCTCCGATTTCGTCGACGTGCGGCGCTCCGGCATCATCGCGATGAAGCTGGAAGAGGGCGAAGCGATCGTCGACGTGCAGATCTGCACGGAAAAGGACGACGTGCTGCTGACGGCGAGCGGCGGGCAGTGCATCCGCTTCCCGGTGCCGGAGGTGCGGGTGTTTACCGGCCGCACCTCGCGCGGCGTGCGCGGCATCACGCTGGCCGACGGCGACAAGGTGATTTCGCTCTCCATCCTGCGTCATGTCGATGCGACTGCGGAAGAACGTGCGGCCTATCTGCGGCGCGCGAATGCCGTGCGGCGTGGCGAAACCGAAATCGAGGAAGCGCCGGCCGAGGCCGAAGAGACCACCGGTGCGATCGAACTCGGTGAACAGCGCTATGTCGAAATGTCGGCGGCCGAGCAATTCGTACTGACCATTTCCGAACGCGGGTTCGGCAAGCGCACCTCGTCCTTCGAATACCGGACGACCGGGCGCGGCGGCAAAGGCATCACCGCCATGGCGATCACCAAGAAGAACGGCAAGCTGGTCGCGTCTTTCCCGATCGAGGAAGCCGACCAGATCATGCTGGTCACCGACAAGGGCCAGCTCATCCGCTGCCCGGTCAACGGCATTCGCATCGCCGGACGGTCCACGCAAGGCGTGATCGTGTTCGACACCGCCGAGGACGAGCGCGTCGTCTCAGTCGAGCGGCTGTCGGAAGAAAGCGACGACGAGTCGAACGGATCGTAG
- a CDS encoding aldehyde dehydrogenase family protein, with translation MNIAAAAGLSEKTKAFLSGPLNSFFDGEYRKLPDAGGIAVYDPATGTSIGEVPNVTAAGIDQAVAAARAALNGAWAATPPAAREAMLLKLADLIQQHIEPLSQLETLENGKSIGNARAVDVSGSVQWLRYMAGWATKIEGATLDATIPIPPGAQHFACTIKEPVGVVGAIVPWNFPLLMAIWKIAPALTCGCTIVLKPAEETPLTALYLGQLINEAGFPKGVVNIVTGDGPTTGAALAKHPGIDKLTFTGSTEVGKLIGHAAVDNLARFTLELGGKSPMILFSDMDENMEGLLAGLGMFFNQGQVCTAATRVLIDRKIYDKTLAKLGSVADGMSLGSGLDPKAQINPLVSKIQQDRVSGFVERAKKAGASLVAGNRSVPDGGYFIAPTILAGLKPQDEAVRDEIFGPVIAALPFDDLDEAIRIANDSRYGLAASVWTRDLNKAFKVVKSLKAGTVWVNSHNTLDPNVPFGGMKQSGIGREHGRAALDGYLETKSVIIRYA, from the coding sequence ATGAATATCGCAGCCGCAGCCGGGCTGAGCGAGAAAACCAAGGCGTTTCTGTCCGGCCCGCTGAATTCCTTCTTCGATGGCGAATATCGCAAGCTGCCGGATGCGGGAGGTATCGCCGTCTATGATCCGGCAACTGGCACATCGATCGGCGAAGTGCCGAATGTCACGGCCGCCGGCATCGATCAGGCGGTCGCTGCGGCGCGCGCAGCGCTGAACGGCGCCTGGGCGGCGACGCCGCCGGCGGCACGCGAGGCGATGCTGCTGAAACTCGCCGATCTCATCCAGCAGCATATTGAGCCGCTGTCGCAGCTTGAGACTTTGGAGAACGGCAAGAGCATCGGCAATGCGCGCGCGGTGGATGTGTCCGGATCGGTGCAGTGGCTGCGCTACATGGCTGGCTGGGCGACCAAAATCGAAGGCGCGACGCTTGACGCGACCATTCCCATTCCGCCCGGCGCGCAGCATTTCGCCTGCACCATCAAGGAGCCGGTCGGTGTCGTCGGCGCCATCGTGCCGTGGAATTTCCCGCTGTTGATGGCGATCTGGAAGATCGCGCCGGCCCTGACCTGTGGCTGCACGATTGTGCTGAAGCCGGCAGAGGAAACGCCGCTCACCGCGCTCTATCTCGGCCAGCTCATCAATGAAGCCGGCTTCCCGAAGGGCGTCGTGAACATTGTCACCGGCGACGGTCCGACGACGGGCGCGGCGCTCGCCAAGCATCCGGGCATCGACAAGCTGACCTTCACCGGCTCGACCGAGGTCGGCAAACTGATCGGACACGCGGCCGTGGACAATCTCGCGCGGTTCACGCTCGAACTCGGCGGCAAGTCGCCGATGATTCTGTTCTCCGATATGGACGAGAACATGGAAGGCCTGCTCGCGGGTCTTGGCATGTTTTTCAATCAGGGCCAGGTTTGCACCGCCGCCACCCGCGTGCTGATCGACCGGAAAATCTACGACAAGACGCTGGCAAAACTCGGCAGCGTCGCCGACGGCATGTCGCTCGGCTCCGGCCTCGATCCCAAGGCCCAGATCAACCCGCTGGTGTCGAAGATACAGCAGGACCGGGTCAGCGGCTTTGTCGAGCGGGCGAAGAAGGCCGGCGCCAGTCTTGTGGCGGGCAATCGCTCGGTGCCGGATGGCGGCTATTTCATCGCGCCGACCATATTGGCAGGGTTGAAGCCGCAGGACGAAGCGGTGCGCGACGAGATTTTCGGACCGGTGATCGCGGCGCTGCCGTTCGACGATCTCGACGAGGCGATCAGGATCGCCAATGACAGCCGCTACGGCCTCGCTGCATCGGTCTGGACGCGCGATCTCAACAAGGCGTTCAAGGTGGTGAAGTCGCTGAAGGCGGGGACGGTCTGGGTCAACAGCCACAACACGCTCGATCCCAACGTGCCTTTCGGTGGCATGAAGCAATCGGGTATCGGCCGCGAACACGGCCGGGCGGCGCTGGACGGCTATCTGGAGACCAAAAGCGTGATCATTCGCTACGCCTAG